Proteins encoded in a region of the Manis javanica isolate MJ-LG chromosome 15, MJ_LKY, whole genome shotgun sequence genome:
- the LOC108385215 gene encoding LOW QUALITY PROTEIN: C-type lectin domain family 12 member B (The sequence of the model RefSeq protein was modified relative to this genomic sequence to represent the inferred CDS: inserted 3 bases in 2 codons; substituted 1 base at 1 genomic stop codon), translating into MSEEVTDTTLEFQDPVGAGNNRDGSNLRESGSPAPSPRWRQAALSLXTLCLLLLVGPVTLGTSVLXTSNEINSDSKELSQFQEIIHHQQDNLPQQLSSYRNFPTEEEFLKSQISNLLQRQEQMATKLCRELVIHTSDHKCNPCSQMWQWYQNSCYYFATNEEKTWTNSRKNCTEKNSTLVKIDSSEEKDFLKSRPLSESSFFWLGLSWDPTGKSWLWDDGSIPSPSLFSVKEYAQINGSKRCXYLQKGSIYISCCSSEISWICEKTAASIKTEDLD; encoded by the exons ATGTCTGAAGAAGTGACTGACACGACACTTGAATTTCAGGATCCTGTTGGAGCAGGAAATAACCGGGATGGAAGTAACCTAAGGGAA TCGGGGTCTCCGGCTCCATCCCCGAGGTGGCGGCAGGCGGCCCTGAGTC CGACTCTCTGTCTGCTGCTGCTGGTGGGACCGGTGACCTTGGGAA CATCTGTTCTATAGACGTCAAATGAAATTAACTCAGATTCAAAGGAACTGAGTCAGTTTCAGGAAATCATCCACCACCAGCAAGATAACTTACCCCAGCAGCTGAGCAGCTACAGGAACTTCCCCACAGAGGAGGAATTTCTCAAATCACAGATCTCCAACCTACTGCAGAGGCAGGAACAAATGGCCACCAAACTCTGCCGAGAGCTAGTCATTCACACTTCAG accacaaatgtaatCCTTGTTCTCAGATGTGGCAGTGGTACCAAAACAGCTGCTATTATTTTGCAACAAATGAGGAGAAAACCTGGACTAACAGTAGGAAAAACTGCACAGAAAAGAACTCCACCTTGGTGAAGATAGATAGCTCGGAAGAAAAG GATTTCCTGAAGTCACGGCCGTTATCTGAGTCGTCTTTCTTCTGGTTGGGTTTGTCATGGGACCCAACTGGCAAAAGTTGGCTGTGGGATGATGGCTCTATCCCGTCTCCATCCTT ATTTAGTGTTAAAGAATATGCCCAGATCAATGGATCCAAAAGATG TTATCTTCAAAAAGGAAGTATTTATATCTCCTGCTGCAGTTCTGAAATTTCTTGGATTTGTGAGAAGACAGCTGCATCAATAAAGACTGAAGATTTAGATTAA
- the LOC140846347 gene encoding uncharacterized protein has product MGQTQATPKSLILSHFPKVKEQALSMSLGIKKGKLDTFCSVEWPSFGVGWPAQGSLSLDLIGKIKAIISRPGPEGHPDQLPYILVWENLAENPPSWLEPFLVEKPHTDPQKTSVLVAQEKSKPSDCRARNPVCPSAPPVLPDSSPLYPLPPIEQPPPYAEERGEAAGGIENAAREPSGNQAAAASPDSSAEGGRKPERASSHSPALAPRWAPGRTGGMQLRSRGAREQEGEAPSSTSEGAVPVLPVRAIGTALLSNINTGPFHLVTFIIGGLRILPSQRTPSVL; this is encoded by the coding sequence atgggtcagactcaggctactcctaagagtctgatcctctcccatttccccaaggtcaaggaacaggccttaagtatgagccttggcatcaagaagggtaagctcgacaccttttgctcagtcgagtggccttccttcggagtaggctggccggcccaggggtctctttctttggaccttattggcaagatcaaagccattatctcccggccaggtcctgagggccaccctgaccaacttccctatattcttgtttgggaaaatttggccgagaatcccccttcctggttggagccctttttggtggagaaacctcatactgacccacaaaagacctccgtcctagttgcccaggaaaaatcaaagccctctgattgcagggccagaaatcctgtgtgccCAAGTGCACCGCCTGTCCTCCcggacagttctcctctttaccccctcccgccgattgagcagccacccccgtatgcagaggagaggggtgaagctgccgggggaatagaaaatgcggctagggaacccagcgggaaccaggcagctgcagcttccccagattcttcagcagagggaggccggaagccggaaagagcttcctcacactcccccgccctggccccacgctgggcgccaggtagaactggaggaatgcagctaaggtctcgaggggccagggaacaagaaggggaggctccctcctccacctcagaaggagcagtgccggttctgcctgtgcgtgccatcggtaccgcattgctcagcaatatcaatactggcccttttcatctagtgacctttataattggaggactcagaatcctcccttctcagaggaccccaagtgtcttatag